In Persicobacter psychrovividus, the genomic window CTGAAAGTCAATCCAAAATTATTAAATGTAGGGGAAATAGCGGTTTCCAAATTTATTCGGTCGGAAATAAAATACGTCAACCCAGGCGTTGCGGTGAAAAGCACAGACCCATTTTCACTGTCATTGTCAGGGTTGCCATTTGCATTGGCATTTTGATAACCTAAAACGGCTTTACCGAAAATACCTACCCGTTCATTGAACATCACATAATATCGCAAATTCGCTGCCACCCAGAATGTGGTTGAGTTGCCGACATCGCGGTAGGTTGCTTCCCCACCGATGGCCAGATTATTCAGCAGGAAATAATTAATTTCTGTGGTGAGTCCATAATTGTCGTCGCCATCTTCAACACTGATAATAAAATCTGCCCCAATTCTGAAAGTTCCAGCGGCAAGAGAACTATGGTCATAAGTTTCAATTTTTTTTGAACGGTTATTATCATCCTCTTGGGCAAATGCCGCAGCTTGGATCAACACAAGGGATAAGACACAAAGTAATAATGATCTCATAAGGTTTCATTTTTTGGTTCAGCGATAAAATCATTTCCGTTGATCAAATGTTCATGAACCCTGAAAAATTCCACTGCATATTATAATTCTTCTCCTTTAAGTCATGATTTTCTGTGCTATCTCAGCCCAGTAGGTATTTTTGGCCCATAATCAGGATATTTTGAGAAGCATTGTTTCTTAATCTATCGAAAAGGGGTTATTTTGGTGTTTGGTATTGATTTTTTCAAGAGTAATTGATTTAAATGATTCGATTTTTGTTTGCATTCCTAAGTTGTTCGGTAGCATTTATTTCACCGTCTTTAGCACATGCACAAGTTAAGGTAGGTTATGTAGATGTAGATTTTGTTTTGCAGCATCATAACGGTTTTGGTCTTATTCAGGCAGAATTGGAGCTTTTTAAGCGTCAGATTGCGGAGCAGCGTGCCAAAAAAATGCAGCGGTATCAGGATGAGATAATGGAACTGAATCATTATCGGGATACTTTCTCGGGGGAAGTGGTGAAGAGCCGTGAAGAGTCTGTCGAAAAAATGCGAAAGTCATTGATCGACTTCGACAAGAAAAGTCAGGACGATATTGTGAGCAAAGAGCAAGCGCTGTTTCAGCCTGTTTATCATAAGGTAGACCGGTACATTCGGGAAATTGCAGAAAATGAGGGTTTCACTCATGTTTTTACCGCCAAAGTTCGCGGCACGATTTTCATACTCTCGGGGAGTGAACAGTATGATTTGACAAAAGAAGTTTTAGCCAGATTTAAATAAAAAAATAAAGCATACCGTTGGGGTATGCTTTATTTTTTTGCGGGGATTTATTTTCCACAGCATTTTTTATATTTTTTACCACTACCGCAAGGGCACTGGCCATTTCGCTGAATACGATCTCCTTTGGAAGAGGGGTTGGTCGCACCACCCACATAATACCATTGGTCTTCTCGTTTTTCAAATATCGATCTTTCGTGGTGTTGTTTTACCTGTCCGTTGGCTTCAAAGAAAGCTTTGAACTCCACAATACCTTCATTGCCTTCCTCTTTTTCTAAGGTGCTGACAATCTCCAAGCCTTTCCATTGGGTCTTTACGGCCCAGGCGGTTACAGCAGCACGGTCAATGTCGGCTTGTTGCTCAGGTAAGGTGGTATTGACGATATAGTCCACGTTTGCCTTCACATGCGCCGTATATCTTGAACGCATCAGATCTAATGCGGTAGGGGCTTTTTCTCGTCCAGTAATGTATTTTCCGCAGCAGTCTTCATAAAGCCTTGGGCGTCCACATGGGCAAATCATACTCATTATCGCTATTTTTTGTTAATTTAAATCAAGCCACAAAGGAAAGTAAAAACCCTCTAAAATTTTACTTTCAGAGGGTTAATCAAGAAATTTATTTCCAAAAAAGCGGGCAGAAATTCTTTAATAGAATTATTCTTGAAATTTTTAGCAATGCAATAAGCTTAAAATCGCCTTACGCTTTGGAGGTTATTTTTTTTGAGTTTTTATTCTTGTAGGTGTTGGAGTAACTCGCCGCATAAGATTTATACTTGTCAGAAGAGAACATGCCTTCTTTTACGCAATTAAGCAGGATGGAAATATTGTTGATCTGTTTTTTCTGATACAGTTCATTGATGTTATTCAATAATGTCTGTTTTGTGTAGTTTGACCTGACCACGTAAACGGTGTTGTCCACGAGCTCCTTCAAAATAATATACTCCGACACAAAAGTGAGTGGGGGAGTATCCAGAATAATGAAATCATAGGTTTTCCGAAGCTCCTGAATTAATTCATTCATTCTTACTGACGAAATCAGGTCGATGGGATTTGGTGGTGTTGGTCCAGCCACAATAATGTCAAGGTTCTCTACCTCTGATTTCTGAATAATACTTTTCGTATTATGCTGACCTACCAAATAAGAGCTCAGCCCTTTGTCGGTTTTAAAATGACTATTCTCCCAGTAAGTTGAAATTTTTGGCCGTCGGAGGTCGCTTTCTACAAGAACGGTTTTCTTTCCAGACTGTGCAAGTACGATACTCAAGTTGAGCGAGCAAAAGGTTTTTCCTTCACCACTGATAGAGGAGGTTACGCCCATCACTTTATGTTCCTCTTTAAAAGTGAGGTATTGCAGGTTCACCCTGATGGAGCGAAAGGCTTCCGCAAGGACTGTTTCGGGTTTGTAGTGGGTAATGGCCACTGCTTTCTGGTGTACCTTACTTCCATTGGGAACCATTCCCAGAATTGGAATTTCCGTCAGTTGCTCGAGCTGTTGTTTTGAAATGATATTGTCGTTGATGGCATCCAGGACCACAATGGCGATCAGCGGCAACAGTATGCCGAAAAATAGCGCCAATAAGTAGGTGATTTTTGGTTTTGGCGCCACGGGGAAGTCACTTTTCAGCATGGCCTGATCCACAATGGTTTTATTGGAAGTGTTCGAAGCGATGGCAATGCCGGCCTCCGCCCGTTTTTCCAACAGGTAATTGTAGATATTATCATTGATATTGAATTGTCGCTGAATATTCACCAATGCGCGCTCATTGCTCGGAAGTTTGTTGAGCGTTTTTTTAATCTCAGCAAGTCGCTTGTTGATATCCGAAACAGCAAATTTTGTCGTGTTGATGATGTTGTTCACATTCTCCTTTACCGCAGCTTTAGCGTTGGTAATTTTAGCATCAAACTGTTGGGTGATGGGGTTGGAGTTTTTTGTGGAGTAACCGAGGGCCGCTCTTTCCTGATTAAGTTGCGACAGCTCGATGAGTAGGTTGGTCAAAAGCGGATCATCCACCCCAATAGAGGAAGGCGCCACGATGTCCTGAAAATCCTTCGCTGAGGCATTTAAGTAATCATAAACATACTGGTAATATTTGAGCTTCGCCTTCAATT contains:
- a CDS encoding YchJ family protein, which translates into the protein MSMICPCGRPRLYEDCCGKYITGREKAPTALDLMRSRYTAHVKANVDYIVNTTLPEQQADIDRAAVTAWAVKTQWKGLEIVSTLEKEEGNEGIVEFKAFFEANGQVKQHHERSIFEKREDQWYYVGGATNPSSKGDRIQRNGQCPCGSGKKYKKCCGK
- a CDS encoding GumC family protein, with protein sequence MGSIIKGEKLNVTALISAALSRWYLFAISIIGCLATAFYVVYTSPMVFEISAKVLVSDDNSKAGPEDFMKGMELFATDTELEDEIGLLSSYTLINKALMRLDDFDVSYYQGNQLKKRELYKTSPFSVEFDNSKLQLAQNFINFKVISNTEIQVFFDIDKGPLYNLESQKKITKVEDIQEDKLLPLNQWYRTDYLNFKVSFLEEDLSDYIGETFAFKINPLHKMTKTYVNKLDISPISKESSIVEIALRGSTPEKEVEFVNMLIQVYLESDLNKKNELGLQTIKFIDGQLAGVSDSLKSVEKSLENFRADNEILDITTTSTNLYTKLDRLETEQGELKAKLKYYQYVYDYLNASAKDFQDIVAPSSIGVDDPLLTNLLIELSQLNQERAALGYSTKNSNPITQQFDAKITNAKAAVKENVNNIINTTKFAVSDINKRLAEIKKTLNKLPSNERALVNIQRQFNINDNIYNYLLEKRAEAGIAIASNTSNKTIVDQAMLKSDFPVAPKPKITYLLALFFGILLPLIAIVVLDAINDNIISKQQLEQLTEIPILGMVPNGSKVHQKAVAITHYKPETVLAEAFRSIRVNLQYLTFKEEHKVMGVTSSISGEGKTFCSLNLSIVLAQSGKKTVLVESDLRRPKISTYWENSHFKTDKGLSSYLVGQHNTKSIIQKSEVENLDIIVAGPTPPNPIDLISSVRMNELIQELRKTYDFIILDTPPLTFVSEYIILKELVDNTVYVVRSNYTKQTLLNNINELYQKKQINNISILLNCVKEGMFSSDKYKSYAASYSNTYKNKNSKKITSKA
- a CDS encoding OmpH family outer membrane protein — encoded protein: MFAFLSCSVAFISPSLAHAQVKVGYVDVDFVLQHHNGFGLIQAELELFKRQIAEQRAKKMQRYQDEIMELNHYRDTFSGEVVKSREESVEKMRKSLIDFDKKSQDDIVSKEQALFQPVYHKVDRYIREIAENEGFTHVFTAKVRGTIFILSGSEQYDLTKEVLARFK